A DNA window from Loxodonta africana isolate mLoxAfr1 chromosome 7, mLoxAfr1.hap2, whole genome shotgun sequence contains the following coding sequences:
- the CD5 gene encoding T-cell surface glycoprotein CD5: MGSQQPPLTTLYLLGVLVTSCLGGGFIRENTEIQVKLSNSNSQCQGRLEVHQQSQWFSVCSQSWGWSYDHQVDAAGMAERLCRQLHCGKASGLAVLIFNSAGSKVLCRGRPGSFSNCTSQGASLCRPLSLICLEPPTVAPPPTSPPPITIPEPTAPPRLQLVAGPEGLSCAGIVEFYHGSLGGTISDEDQDLTQGLGDRICGDLQCGSFLKRLPEATMEAHREHNALPLQWKIQNASCAHLEQCFQKIHSREVGPALGLICSGFQPKVQSRLVGGRDICEGTVEVRQGGQWAALCDSFPDKNPARWEEVCQEQQCGSVDTYRELDAGEKASQGLICLQEKLSQCHELQEKKPRCKRVFVTCRNLPPAGLGAGTVASIILALLLLAMLLVVCGPPAYKKVVKKFRQKKQRQWIGPTGMNQNMSFHRNHTATIRSQVENPTASHVDNEYSQPPRNSHILAYPALEGALHRSSAQPDNSSDSDYDLHGAQRL, encoded by the exons TCACTTCCTGCCTCGGAGGAGGTTTCATCAGGGAGAACACAG AGATCCAGGTGAAGCTAAGTAACTCCAACTCGCAGTGCCAGGGCCGGTTGGAGGTCCACCAACAAAGCCAGTGGTTCTCCGTATGCAGCCAGAGCTGGGGTTGGAGCTACGATCACCAGGTGGACGCCGCCGGGATGGCCGAGCGGCTCTGCAGGCAGCTGCACTGTGGAAAGGCCTCAGGGTTGGCCGTCTTGATCTTCAACAGCGCAGGGAGCAAAGTCCTCTGCCGCGGACGCCCAGGGTCCTTCTCTAACTGCACCAGCCAAGGGGCAAGCCTGTGCCGCCCTCTGAGCCTGATATGCTTAG AGCCACCGACAGTGGCACCTCCACCCACGAGCCCTCCGCCCATCACCATTCCGGAGCCCACAG CACCCCCCAGGCTGCAGCTGGTGGCAGGGCCAGAGGGCCTGAGCTGTGCCGGCATAGTGGAATTCTACCATGGAAGCCTGGGCGGCACCATCAGTGACGAGGACCAGGACCTGACCCAGGGCCTGGGGGATCGCATTTGTGGAGACCTCCAGTGTGGCTCCTTCTTGAAGCGTCTGCCAGAGGCTACAATGGAGGCACACAGGGAGCACAATGCCCTGCCATTGCAATGGAAGATCCAGAATGCCAGCTGTGCCCACCTGGAGCAGTGCTTCCAAAAAATCCACTCCAGGGAGGTCGGCCCAGCTCTCGGGCTCATCTGCTCAG GCTTCCAGCCCAAGGTGCAGAGCCGCCTAGTGGGGGGCCGCGACATATGTGAAGGCACCGTGGAGGTGCGCCAGGGCGGGCAGTGGGCAGCCCTGTGTGACAGCTTCCCAGACAAGAACCCAGCACGGTGGGAGGAGGTGTGCCAGGAACAGCAATGTGGCAGCGTCGATACCTATCGGGAGTTGGATGCCGGTGAGAAGGCCTCCCAGGGGCTCATCTGTCTCCAGGAGAAGCTGTCCCAGTGTCATGAGCTTCAGGAAAAAAAACCCCGCTGCAAAAGGGTGTTTGTCACAT GCCGGAACCTGCCCCCAGCAGGCCTGGGGGCTGGCACCGTGGCAAGCATCATCCTGGCCCTCCTGCTCCTAGCTATGCTGCTGGTTGTGTGTGGCCCTCCCGCCTACAAGAAGGTGGTGAAGAAAT TCCGCCAGAAGAAGCAGCGCCAGTGGATCGGCCCAACAGGAATGAACCAGAACA TGTCTTTCCATCGCAACCACACGGCCACCATCCGATCCCAGGTCGAAAACCCCACAGCCTCGCACGTGGATAACGAATACAGTCAGCCCCCCAGGAATTCCCACATCTTGGCTTATCCAG CTCTGGAAGGGGCCCTGCACCGTTCTTCTGCCCAGCCTGATAACTCCTCTGACAGCGACTATGACCTACACGGGGCCCAGAGACTGTAA